The DNA region ATAACCCCCAAATAACATGATTTCCAAtgaactacatcaaacaagattgTTTGGAAAAAAACACttggttattaaaataaccCAAGATTTCTTGTTTGCCACTTATTGGTAACATGAAAATTAGAggttagtttgattcagcttatttgCAACTGCTTATTCCCTCAAGTTAGTGTAGCATTttataagctgaatcaaacaaTCACTAGATTCAATGAAAAAAAACTGTGTTCATGGAGTCATCCTGGCATTTATCTTGATGGATTAGACTTGCAGTTAAATGTTTCTCTTTATAAGGCTTATCTAAATTGGCTTTAGTTGTTACTGTTCTAATTTATGACTtcatattgttattattattattactatcaGGAAAGAGTGTCACTGCATGCTATTCCTAACCCCTGAGAATGATTTTGCTGGCCAGGATCAGgtaaaatacatattattgtCTTATGATTTCACCAAATTCATATAAATTCTTGAACGACAATTGCATTAAACCATATTACCAAAAGAGCTTTCCTCGCCCAACTACTTATGCACTCTTTATATAATTTGCTTCACAGAATCACACACTACTGTCTCTTATACAAGTTCTTTATTTGTGATCATTCAATGCAGACCATTTCTCTTGAAGAAATTCGAGAAACAACCGCAGATTTGTAATCatcttttgtattaaattatgCACATGCTCTGAGCATGTAAAACTGGGGAACAATGTAAATGTATGTTTCTTTTAGTAATAACAAGTATGATTGCAACCTtaataatatcttattattGGTGGTGCAAAGCTTAATAATCCTTGCTTATCCTTTAAACCCATCTGTCTTTTTAGCTGGAAGTTGATAAAATTAGGTCTCGAACTTTATTCTCAAAAGAATGTCTTAAGTTAGTGTCGGGCACATAAAACGAAACCAactatcttttttattattattattatctagaATGCCTAATCAAAGAGATAAATTAGAAGGGAATTATTTATTCAGTTGGGTTTGGGCTGTCACGATGATGTACATGTAATTAACAGCTCATTCTCTTAATAGTCCATGCTGTCATGGCTTTTTATGCTTGAATTTGATTATTAAGCAATTTAATGCTCTAATTAATACTtcagatttatattttttttctaaatttgcTAATCAAATcagctaattaaattaaaaactaacGTATTGTGATGTATTTAAATTAGGATCTCAAGTTCATTTTTGGTTGAAATGGGgtttaaattattagttaatatatattaatattctctaCTTTGCatgaataaaaattgataaattaaaatgaaagtcATGTATTAACCCTTTTCAATAATAAGctctcatttaaataaatatattcaagataacagacaaaaaaaattaaatgcaaGCATCAAATCTTAATAAAACATAGCAATAAATTGATACATTAATTATCAAGAAtatgagtttatttgaaaacttattCAATTCTTTGTTATTATCATGATgactattgaaaataattaaaattaaaattgaaagttagctttttctcattatttagTATAAGATTTCTTTCTGAATTATGAGtatctataaaagaaatattaatattatttaggaTAAAGATTTTCTTGCATATGTTAagttattcaaattatttttataaaaaaaataatacaaagaCAAGTCTCTTTTCAACTCTAGTTATCATGTTtgtcaaattcaaaatattattattaaaaattgattatttcagaaaattaattttaaatgatttaaattgaaAGAATATCAAACCAAACAAGATCTGTTTTTgtcagaagaaaagaaaaagcaAATTTAGTTCTTATTATTTGTGGGTCAAGGAAGAATAAGATGATCTATTATTTATATGTGGGCCCAAATCAAATAAACCCAAGTCCATGTCTCTGGTTTTGACAAGGACTTGCACATGGCGCGTCAATGGCGAAAGCTCGTTCTTTTTTGCACGTTGTAACTCCTAAGCAGCTGCCCTGTTCTGTGCCACCATTCGTCTTTGTAATTTCTCCATTGATGGAGATCGGAACAGAAATCCAAACAATGAACTACTGATTCCGTCTTTCCAATTCTTACTCATCGATATCATGTCAATGTAACGCTAAAGGAAAAGGATCAGAATCGAAGGATTGGCAATTCCGTTTCTCTAGGGTTTCCGCAACAGCTTGAGATCTTCTTCTTTGATCGTGGATCATTCAGCAGTCAATACTACAAAGATTAGGTAAATTTTGATCGTAATATACATTGGCTTTTTCCTTGACGTCTTCTTCATAAAATATTGGTACAAAAAGCATCATTACAACTGACAAACAGAAGCAGACACATTCATTCGTCatagaatttgaattatattcttagattgagaattgagaattgtcTAGATTATTGTTTAATGTTGATGATAAGAGATCAAAACCATGAGAAATTCTTATGGATTACACATCAAATAACTCAGAGAGATGTTATCATGGCACAGCCGCCAACAAATTCAACAACTCCTGGTGCTAAAATTAGTCCAGCAGTTTTATTCATTATAGTGGTTTTATCTGTTCTGTTCTTCATATGTGGTGTTCTCCACCTTCTTGTTAGATTTCTCTCAAGAAACTCGTCTTCTTCAACCCGTTCTGATGAAAGTTACCCAAATGGTTCGGCTCACGATTCCCTTCAAAGACAACTTCAACAGCTCTTTCATCTCCATGACTCCGGTCTAGAACAAGCATTTATTGACACACTACCAGTTTTCATGTTTAAAGAGGTGATGCATACTAAGGAACAATTTGACTGCGCAGTCTGTCTATGTGAATTCTCACAGAATGATAAATTGCGATTGCTTCCTATATGTAGTCATGCCTTCCATATTGGTTGTATAGATACTTGGCTTTTGTCGAATTCCAGTTGTCCTATTTGTCGTGGAGCAATTTTCGCTCCTGGCCTTTCGTGGGAAACACAAGTATTTGACTTTGATGATACCAGAGAAgatgaacaacaacaacaacaacaacaacaaactGAGATTGCTAACAATGGTGGGGGAAATCAGAAGCCAGTGGAGATTGAACAAGAAATGGGGCCGGTTTTAGCTGTGAAGCTTGGAAAGTTTAGGAAATTGGATGATGTTTCTAAGCATATGTGTGAAAGTGAGACAAGTAGTAGAAAATTGGATGGAAGAAGATGTTATTCATTGGGTTCATATCAATATGTGATCAGTGATTCACCACTTAAGGTTTCCAAAGGGATCAAAATTGGCAGCCCTTCAACCAGTGAGGATTTGGAAGGGAAGAAGATCCGTAGAATCGATAGAAATGACAGTTATTCAGTTTCCAAGATCTGGCTATGGTCAAAGAAGAGTAAATTTGCAAGTTCTTCAGATCCTCAGAAATGGTGAATTGTGAAAATGTTTTctgtttttatcatttttttctcctATTTTTGCTGAAATTGACTCAAATTTGAAAGTTTTTTCAACTTACATATGTGTATGTTTTTATCTTTTGAATATCGGGATTTATTCATCAAATTGTTTGCACATTGGTTTTGCTTGAAGGCTTAGAGTTTATGATGATGGACTAAGTAAATGGAAAATGAAGGTTACACACTTGGATCCTAATAATTTTTTGGATACAATTCCAAATTATACTGTGTAATTGGTTGGGATACACCGAAAATTCAACCGTTTTGCAAAACCTCCCCAAAACGGAACTTTTTTTAGTCAACGTTGAGCCCGAACAAAATTCAGATACATTGTGTTTTATTCGAATCAAATTGGGGATGAAACTGTGTTTAGAAAATGCTTAAAAGGAAAGTAGGAATGGTATTTGCTTTTACTTTATCTCATTTTCTTTATATTGCTTTTGATCTCTCTTTTTGTTTTCCCCTGCGGTTGAATAGCTTTATTTGGAGGGAGGAGGTTCATTCTTTTGAGCTGTGACATGCGCATATTATCATGATGTTGTCTACAAATTTAAACATTGCTTTGAtactaattaaaaatcaattttgcaaaaagaattgtttttttatctcttaagtgaaaaaatattatctaatagACCAAATATCTAAGCTttaattctcacttaaaacTCGCCTAAATTAAAGTGGGAGAGCGAGGATTTGCGGCCACAAAAGACAAAATTTGtagttttttttgtaaagactttaatttttattttatttttgtataaagaaataaatcagTTGTTAGGGACTGAATACAATCTACCGTTATGAttcttattttaacttaatacgTTCTAAAATGATAGTGACATATTTTTCTGATTTCCGATTACACAGCTCACCAATTTGATCTGTAGAGCTTGTCCAGATTTCCGATTACACAGCTCACCAATTTGATCTGTAGAGCTTGTCCAAGTTGAGAGTCTATTCACCAATTCCATTCCTCAGGAAAGCGAGCTAATCAGCGTGGGCGCCAAAACCCAGTTTTCAGTAGCCTCTTTCCAGGCCTCTCTTTTTGGCGCGGATGCTTCCTTTCATTTTGTTTTACGAATCTTTTATCGCTTTGTCATTATCATTATCAGCCCCTGGTATTGATTCCTAGCGGACCCGCTTACTCGGatcttgtatggatatggaagggTGCTTCTAGGTATGTTACGGGATTGTGTTAGTTCGCTAGAATGGATTCTTTGTCAAGTCATGAGGGTGTGGACACACTTGCGCGAATTCGGACGAAGCGGCCTTTTCGCGAAAAATAGCCGGTACGTTTCCGGCTTACAATGATTCAAACGGACGGAACGGAGGCTCTTTAGAAGCTTGAGACAACGGAGGTTTCTAAAGAAAAGATCAAGACGAGCTCAAGGATATTTGTACGCAATTGGAAAATTGGAGTGTCCACATTTGATATCAAGTGACACAATTAATACCtaagaatttaaaaatcaattgtatGTCCATTattacaacaaaaataataaataaatgaataaaaataggGTTACCTAATAAACTTAACATTTAATTAAGTCAATTCAACAATtgtattaactaaaaaaataaataataagactGTATTTAAATACAaccaattcattttttaaaacacaaTGGTTCTAACTAATTAAGCACcacaaacataatatatatattatatacatattttgacaaatctaacaataaatataaaaaaatcaaatggggGCCATAGTGTGGGTGCACAATGATAGGGTAATATGTGTTAATTGGTTTCTTGTTTTTGTAACCttgttgtttttaattaatgactttattgtaagaaaataaaaacaaaaattcttTTCTTAATGCCCCAttcttaatttgatatttgttgTGGTGGTGTGAATGGTCATTCACTTTGTCACTGTCAACCTTTTATTTATGTctggtttgattttgatttattttgaaataaatttatttatttacgaaaatattattagataaaaagtagtttaattttttaaatgagatgAGGAAATATATATGCAAAGATTATCCAATGATTGCGGTGAACAACTCGGGCTTGGTCTTTGAGTAAGTTCGACAAGTTCTTGGGGGTAGGGTAacccatttttaaaaaatagtaagataatttcttaaatttgttgtaattttaaacataGAGGGTTGTAGTTTAGTGGTTCAAGATAAAGATTTTAAATgagttcaaatttattaaaaaattattattttaacatttttttaaactagacttaaggcaataaaaaaatattgatattttttctaTCGGGGCTAGGGCAACCCAAAAGTTAAGGCCGACAAAcaactatataattaattatagagATAATTGAGAGccttaaaaactttatttaactCTCTCAGATGTAATATCGAGACAAAAATCTAATGGATTAATATTGGTATGTGATATTTGTAGTTGATAGTTATCTGAGTCGAAAATTTTTAACATAGAAATTTATGATGTATAATTGTTTCAAGTTCACGATCAAATCATCGTGAAAAGGAATCATTTTAATAGAAAGATTCACTCATTGTTATCTTTGAAAATAATGTAGATAACTTTGGATGGGTTATCTAAGCAGTTTAGGCACTATATCATATgaattaaaagtttattttaattcattctc from Impatiens glandulifera chromosome 5, dImpGla2.1, whole genome shotgun sequence includes:
- the LOC124938612 gene encoding RING-H2 finger protein ATL46-like, with amino-acid sequence MLMIRDQNHEKFLWITHQITQRDVIMAQPPTNSTTPGAKISPAVLFIIVVLSVLFFICGVLHLLVRFLSRNSSSSTRSDESYPNGSAHDSLQRQLQQLFHLHDSGLEQAFIDTLPVFMFKEVMHTKEQFDCAVCLCEFSQNDKLRLLPICSHAFHIGCIDTWLLSNSSCPICRGAIFAPGLSWETQVFDFDDTREDEQQQQQQQQTEIANNGGGNQKPVEIEQEMGPVLAVKLGKFRKLDDVSKHMCESETSSRKLDGRRCYSLGSYQYVISDSPLKVSKGIKIGSPSTSEDLEGKKIRRIDRNDSYSVSKIWLWSKKSKFASSSDPQKW